From a single Oceanobacillus kimchii X50 genomic region:
- a CDS encoding YitT family protein, producing MKHFLKDFIFIIIGALFYALAVNMLIIPNNFADGGLTGMSILLHYVFGWSTGIVNFILAAIILTVGFTVLPKRNIILTAITATLISLFLFITENNIEPLADPLVSAIFAGFFSGIGAGLIFRTGSSMGGTSVIARMFHHNLGWDLTRTNFVLDAAVVLAGLFFIGTLNTMYTIILLFIGKKATDLVIEGLDPRKAVSVISTHATEITDVVITNLDTSATVFKGYGGYMKQDADMSYIIISKYQLMKLKRLIYSVDEKAFVVIHDVRDVTGGSFAWEKKRGRK from the coding sequence ATGAAACATTTCTTGAAAGACTTTATTTTTATTATAATTGGAGCACTTTTTTATGCACTAGCTGTTAATATGTTAATCATTCCAAACAATTTTGCTGATGGTGGACTTACAGGTATGTCTATTCTCCTCCATTACGTATTTGGATGGTCTACTGGTATCGTTAACTTTATATTAGCAGCAATTATCTTAACTGTCGGATTCACTGTGTTGCCAAAAAGAAATATAATTCTAACTGCGATTACAGCAACACTGATTTCTTTATTTCTGTTCATTACAGAAAATAACATAGAACCACTGGCGGATCCTCTTGTATCTGCTATATTTGCAGGTTTCTTTAGTGGAATAGGCGCAGGATTGATTTTTCGTACTGGTAGTTCAATGGGTGGTACAAGCGTTATTGCACGAATGTTCCACCATAATTTAGGCTGGGATCTAACAAGAACAAATTTTGTTTTAGATGCAGCCGTAGTTTTAGCTGGTTTATTTTTTATTGGAACATTAAATACGATGTACACTATCATCTTATTGTTTATAGGTAAGAAAGCTACAGATCTTGTTATAGAAGGGCTGGATCCCAGAAAAGCAGTTAGTGTAATCTCCACTCATGCCACTGAAATCACAGACGTGGTAATAACTAATTTAGACACCAGCGCAACCGTATTTAAAGGTTATGGTGGTTATATGAAACAAGATGCAGACATGTCTTATATTATTATTAGCAAATATCAATTAATGAAATTAAAAAGACTTATTTACTCCGTTGATGAAAAAGCATTTGTAGTCATTCACGATGTACGAGATGTCACAGGTGGAAGCTTCGCTTGGGAGAAAAAACGTGGAAGGAAATAG
- a CDS encoding metallophosphoesterase, whose product MKRLSRKKSLVLITLFILAILVDIYYETNVFKVSKVHFKSNKITNDSSIKLVQISDLHAKVFGDNNQKLIQTIKNQQPDIVVITGDIIDRKTNSLQDVFHLIEEIIAFQQQVYFVSGNHEWGNNLRNELLLGLEQRGVQILNNNSVEIMIKEINLNLVGIDDVSTNHEDMKKAFTNVKNLEYTVLLSHSPAVTDKYRDIDADLILSGHTHGGQVRFPLIGPIIAPDEGVFPKKTKGVYQLKENQSLYIDSGLGTSLVPVRFLNQSQLSVIEITN is encoded by the coding sequence TTGAAACGTTTATCAAGAAAAAAGTCTCTCGTTCTTATCACTTTATTTATATTAGCTATTCTTGTTGATATTTATTATGAAACAAACGTGTTCAAAGTTTCTAAAGTACATTTCAAATCCAATAAAATAACTAATGATTCCAGTATTAAATTGGTTCAAATTAGCGATCTTCATGCAAAAGTATTTGGTGATAATAACCAGAAGTTAATACAAACAATAAAAAATCAGCAACCAGACATTGTTGTGATTACTGGGGATATCATAGATAGAAAGACTAATAGTTTGCAAGACGTATTTCATTTAATAGAAGAAATAATCGCTTTTCAACAGCAAGTTTATTTTGTATCTGGTAATCATGAATGGGGAAATAACTTAAGGAATGAACTGTTATTAGGACTCGAACAACGAGGAGTACAGATTTTAAATAATAATTCAGTAGAAATTATGATAAAAGAAATAAATTTGAATCTTGTTGGTATCGATGATGTATCTACAAATCACGAGGATATGAAAAAGGCATTTACAAATGTTAAAAACCTAGAATATACAGTCTTGTTGTCTCATTCTCCAGCTGTGACCGATAAATATCGTGATATAGATGCTGATTTAATTTTGAGCGGTCATACTCATGGAGGACAAGTAAGGTTTCCATTGATTGGTCCAATAATAGCTCCTGATGAAGGGGTATTTCCCAAAAAGACAAAAGGTGTATACCAACTGAAAGAGAATCAATCTTTATATATCGACAGTGGTTTAGGTACAAGTTTGGTACCAGTTCGATTTTTAAATCAAAGTCAGCTAAGTGTGATTGAAATTACAAATTAA
- a CDS encoding DUF4181 domain-containing protein, with product MFVALVILISIVILSIAINKFLVKQFQIDIPESKERYVNRLHKTVEKVFHAGTLIAIPLTFTQFPQYTVFVFIIPAMQQLFRFLMEFLFNYENKRFILSVNTSWLLLIGAIVYDFYT from the coding sequence ATGTTTGTAGCTTTAGTGATATTAATTAGCATTGTAATTTTAAGTATTGCAATTAATAAGTTTCTTGTGAAGCAGTTTCAGATAGACATTCCTGAATCGAAAGAAAGGTATGTTAATCGGTTGCATAAAACAGTGGAAAAAGTATTTCATGCGGGTACGTTAATTGCGATACCACTTACATTTACTCAGTTCCCTCAATATACTGTATTCGTTTTTATTATTCCAGCGATGCAGCAGTTATTTCGCTTTTTAATGGAGTTTTTATTCAACTATGAAAATAAACGGTTTATTTTAAGTGTGAATACTAGTTGGCTATTATTGATAGGTGCAATTGTCTATGATTTCTACACATAA
- a CDS encoding extracellular solute-binding protein: MKKYVYLSFLVLLSLMLVGCNNDENVIEFWTPLTGDDGAYMNQLVDDFNEQSDQEIEIKHVITSDMYTKLYTVMNSGSGIPDLTLIHADRVPSFVKQDLLKPMTGVMEAQSNINQENYLAEAWTAGEIDGTQYTIPLDIHGSAMYYNQDLLEKYGVENWLDDDVVTFDEMLSLEGQLEEGDYLVNDALMGWVILAQIQNLDGDIQENGEPAVNTPVMKEAIERVKEITDAGLMTPYGEDGYLMFQSGNVLFSTDGTWSSTGHAQVEGLNFGVTNIYAPSPDNFHNRASAHLFSMLNKEERSEEKEAVIADFLEYIRSHSIEWAEAGQIVASTEVVESPEYDEYMQSFFTKNEAEEESLHIYTYEHYPYIAEAIDTYIADLVHGEMEIDQGLEEMQKFVDDKVKEGTLDVENYEDTGEESEE, from the coding sequence ATGAAAAAGTATGTTTATTTAAGTTTTTTAGTATTGCTTTCGTTAATGCTAGTTGGCTGTAATAATGATGAAAATGTAATTGAATTTTGGACACCGTTAACTGGAGATGATGGTGCCTATATGAATCAATTAGTTGATGATTTTAATGAACAATCAGATCAAGAAATCGAAATTAAACATGTGATTACCTCTGATATGTATACCAAATTATATACGGTAATGAATTCAGGTAGTGGGATTCCTGATCTTACTTTAATTCATGCTGATCGTGTACCAAGTTTTGTCAAGCAAGATTTACTTAAGCCAATGACAGGAGTTATGGAAGCACAATCAAACATAAATCAAGAAAATTACTTAGCAGAAGCTTGGACAGCAGGTGAGATTGATGGTACGCAATATACAATTCCGCTTGATATTCATGGAAGTGCAATGTATTACAACCAGGATTTATTAGAGAAATATGGTGTCGAAAATTGGTTAGATGATGATGTAGTGACTTTTGATGAGATGTTATCGCTTGAGGGGCAATTAGAAGAGGGAGATTATCTTGTTAATGATGCTCTAATGGGTTGGGTGATATTGGCTCAAATTCAAAATTTAGATGGAGATATTCAAGAGAATGGAGAACCAGCCGTAAATACTCCCGTTATGAAAGAAGCAATAGAGCGAGTAAAGGAAATTACAGATGCAGGATTAATGACTCCATATGGTGAAGATGGATATCTAATGTTTCAATCTGGGAATGTACTATTCTCAACAGATGGTACTTGGAGTTCCACAGGTCATGCGCAAGTAGAAGGACTGAATTTTGGTGTAACTAATATCTACGCACCATCACCAGATAATTTTCATAATAGAGCCTCTGCTCATCTTTTTTCCATGTTGAATAAAGAAGAAAGATCGGAAGAGAAAGAGGCAGTAATCGCAGACTTTTTGGAATATATTCGTAGTCATTCAATTGAGTGGGCGGAAGCAGGACAAATTGTTGCTAGTACAGAAGTAGTAGAGTCACCTGAGTATGATGAATATATGCAGTCATTCTTTACGAAAAATGAAGCAGAAGAAGAATCCTTACACATCTATACGTATGAACATTATCCTTATATTGCTGAAGCCATTGATACGTACATTGCTGATCTCGTACATGGAGAAATGGAAATAGATCAAGGATTAGAAGAAATGCAGAAGTTTGTTGACGACAAAGTGAAAGAAGGAACGTTAGATGTGGAGAATTATGAAGATACAGGAGAAGAGTCAGAAGAATAG
- a CDS encoding carbohydrate ABC transporter permease, with protein MKKKFNLSPIFFVGPHIILFIVFILLPSIYGIYASFTNWNLIGDPVWVGLDNYKTILFDSDSTFHSQFMNGMKNTLIFVAISVPLMIVIPLLIAVALENKGVKMKNFFQTIIYVPGLISISAAALIWSLIFNKQLGVVNNLFGSDEVWASSQPYAWIIIFVITVWAGVGGNMIIYRASINGVPKDLYESADIDGAGAIRKFFSITLPSIRFPLIYTMVMTTAGAFNVFAQPLMMTNGGPRQGTTVLMMYIRDLAFSHGESIAGIASAMAVLLGLVILVISAFQYYLMNRNTA; from the coding sequence ATGAAAAAGAAATTCAACCTATCACCAATATTCTTTGTCGGCCCTCATATCATTTTGTTCATTGTGTTCATACTTTTGCCGTCCATATATGGTATATATGCTTCGTTTACGAATTGGAATTTAATTGGAGATCCAGTGTGGGTGGGGTTGGATAATTATAAAACTATATTATTTGATTCGGATTCAACCTTTCATTCTCAATTTATGAATGGTATGAAGAACACGCTTATCTTTGTAGCAATCAGTGTTCCATTAATGATTGTTATCCCATTATTAATTGCTGTAGCTTTAGAGAACAAAGGTGTAAAAATGAAGAATTTCTTTCAAACGATTATTTATGTACCAGGTCTTATCTCAATTTCCGCAGCAGCATTAATTTGGTCATTAATATTTAATAAACAATTGGGTGTTGTTAATAATTTATTTGGCTCCGATGAGGTTTGGGCATCTTCTCAACCATACGCATGGATAATTATATTCGTAATTACGGTGTGGGCAGGTGTCGGAGGTAATATGATTATTTATCGAGCATCGATTAATGGGGTGCCAAAGGATTTATATGAATCAGCAGATATTGACGGAGCTGGAGCCATTAGGAAATTTTTTAGCATTACCTTACCATCCATTCGTTTTCCATTGATTTATACGATGGTTATGACAACTGCAGGTGCGTTTAATGTTTTTGCACAACCATTAATGATGACGAACGGTGGTCCCAGGCAAGGAACAACAGTACTTATGATGTATATACGAGATTTAGCCTTTAGCCATGGGGAGTCCATAGCTGGTATCGCCTCAGCAATGGCTGTACTGCTTGGTTTAGTCATCCTTGTCATTTCAGCATTCCAATACTACTTGATGAATAGAAATACAGCTTAA
- a CDS encoding carbohydrate ABC transporter permease, with product MKNNISKYLAYLFLIVVSVIWLIPLIFGFATSFRSQTEVVTAGFRMLPVNWVVENYAAIFSDTSSAPILQWIGNSVFIAVTHTLLVVIVISITGYGYSRMNFKGRDVLFFTLLAISFFPNVVNLIPSYKIIDTLGWVNTPWAMIVPGLAGMGNIFLVRQFMKNVPKELDESARVDGASDFQIYARIILPAIKPILIVCGLFSFVGSWNDFLWPVIVYTDVEKMPVTAGLLLLQDIYGNYRMIGQLMGSAILAIIPTVLLFFFAQKYFVQSLDLNSGIKG from the coding sequence ATGAAAAACAATATATCAAAGTATTTAGCCTATCTATTTCTGATAGTAGTTAGTGTGATTTGGCTTATTCCACTCATATTTGGTTTTGCAACTTCTTTTCGTTCACAAACTGAAGTGGTTACCGCAGGGTTTCGTATGCTTCCGGTTAATTGGGTAGTGGAAAATTATGCTGCTATCTTTTCGGATACATCATCAGCACCAATTTTACAATGGATAGGAAACTCTGTATTTATAGCAGTTACTCATACTTTATTAGTTGTAATAGTTATTTCAATTACAGGTTATGGTTACTCTAGAATGAATTTTAAAGGCAGAGATGTTTTATTTTTTACCTTATTAGCAATATCTTTCTTCCCGAATGTAGTTAATTTAATTCCTTCTTATAAAATTATTGACACATTAGGATGGGTGAATACACCTTGGGCGATGATAGTTCCAGGATTGGCAGGAATGGGGAATATATTTTTAGTTAGGCAATTTATGAAAAATGTACCGAAAGAGCTGGATGAATCAGCTCGTGTAGATGGTGCTAGTGATTTTCAAATTTACGCTAGAATTATTTTGCCAGCAATAAAGCCAATTTTAATTGTATGTGGACTGTTCTCCTTTGTTGGCTCATGGAATGACTTTTTATGGCCGGTAATTGTGTATACCGATGTTGAAAAAATGCCAGTCACAGCTGGATTACTATTACTGCAAGATATATATGGTAACTATCGAATGATAGGTCAATTGATGGGATCTGCGATATTAGCAATTATACCAACTGTCTTGTTATTCTTTTTCGCTCAAAAGTACTTTGTTCAATCACTTGATTTAAATTCAGGTATAAAAGGATAG
- a CDS encoding DUF4064 domain-containing protein → MRRKAERRLLFVGATWNLITSLLTIFSYNTWFQAQGKVALEGAEAESLVMGASMLDNISKVIMTFGLFVFVGAIINFLIAVKLKDNTIQKTFLIWIGVWTAIQLASMDILGFVIYLLVFIIYIAKNKAIRLSANAA, encoded by the coding sequence ATGCGTAGAAAAGCCGAAAGAAGATTATTGTTTGTTGGTGCAACATGGAATTTAATTACATCATTATTAACGATATTTAGCTATAATACTTGGTTCCAAGCACAAGGGAAAGTGGCTTTAGAAGGTGCTGAAGCAGAGTCATTAGTTATGGGGGCGAGTATGTTAGATAACATATCTAAAGTAATTATGACATTTGGACTGTTCGTTTTTGTAGGAGCTATTATTAACTTTTTAATAGCAGTAAAGTTAAAAGATAATACAATCCAAAAAACATTCCTTATCTGGATTGGTGTATGGACAGCTATTCAATTAGCAAGTATGGACATTTTAGGTTTTGTTATATATCTATTAGTCTTTATTATTTATATAGCAAAAAATAAAGCTATAAGACTATCGGCAAATGCAGCTTAA
- a CDS encoding alpha-N-arabinofuranosidase, translating to MSNKLIVNTDITEGKINKNIYGHFAEHLGRGIYEGLWVGEDSSIPNIKGIRKDVLDALKKLNIPVLRWPGGCFADEYHWKDGVGPREQRKRMVNTHWGGVVENNHFGTHEFMLLCDLLETEPYICGNVGSGSVQEMSEWVEYMTFDGESPMANWRKENGKEDPWKLTYFGVGNENWGCGGNMRPEYYADLYRRYQTYVRNYGDNQIYRIAGGANVDDFHWTEVLMREAHHLMDGLSLHYYVHPGGFENKGQAVDFSEEEWDITMQKTMYMEELIRKHGTIMDKYDPEKRIGMIIDEWGAWYDVEPGTNPGFLYQQNTIRDAVVAGVHFNIFHDHCDRVQMANIAQMVNVIQAMILTEGDKMILTPTYHVFELYKVHQNAEKLSLNVRTDTIIENDQTYPTVSATASKAQDGTINISLCNLDKDARTPVDIDLRGIEVKEISGRILTANEMNAKNTFEQPENVVPEKFTSYSQEGNTLQVELPSKSVLVLTIK from the coding sequence ATGAGTAATAAACTAATCGTAAATACGGATATTACAGAAGGAAAAATAAATAAAAATATATATGGACATTTTGCTGAGCATTTAGGCAGAGGAATTTATGAAGGGCTATGGGTTGGAGAAGATTCTAGCATTCCGAATATAAAAGGGATAAGGAAAGATGTGCTAGATGCTTTGAAAAAATTAAATATTCCGGTTCTTAGGTGGCCTGGTGGATGTTTTGCGGATGAATATCACTGGAAAGACGGAGTCGGACCACGTGAACAAAGGAAAAGAATGGTTAATACGCACTGGGGTGGAGTTGTAGAAAATAATCACTTTGGAACGCATGAGTTTATGTTGTTATGTGACCTATTAGAAACAGAACCTTATATATGTGGAAATGTTGGAAGCGGAAGTGTTCAGGAAATGTCCGAGTGGGTTGAATATATGACGTTTGACGGGGAATCACCAATGGCGAATTGGAGAAAAGAAAATGGGAAGGAAGACCCGTGGAAACTGACATATTTTGGTGTTGGTAATGAAAATTGGGGCTGTGGCGGTAATATGCGTCCAGAATATTATGCTGACTTGTATCGCCGGTATCAAACTTATGTGAGAAATTATGGAGACAATCAAATCTATCGAATTGCTGGTGGAGCAAACGTAGATGATTTTCATTGGACGGAAGTTTTAATGCGTGAAGCTCATCATCTAATGGATGGATTAAGCCTACATTACTATGTGCATCCGGGTGGTTTTGAGAATAAAGGGCAGGCAGTAGATTTTTCTGAAGAAGAATGGGATATTACCATGCAAAAGACGATGTATATGGAAGAATTAATTAGAAAACATGGAACTATTATGGATAAATATGACCCTGAAAAACGTATTGGAATGATTATTGATGAATGGGGTGCCTGGTATGATGTAGAGCCAGGAACAAATCCAGGATTTCTCTATCAACAAAATACCATTCGAGATGCGGTAGTGGCAGGTGTACATTTCAATATTTTTCATGATCATTGTGATCGGGTTCAAATGGCAAATATTGCTCAAATGGTAAATGTTATTCAAGCAATGATCTTAACAGAGGGAGATAAAATGATTTTAACTCCTACTTACCATGTATTTGAACTGTATAAGGTCCATCAAAATGCTGAAAAACTTTCATTAAATGTGAGAACGGATACTATTATTGAAAATGACCAAACCTATCCTACAGTTAGCGCAACAGCATCGAAAGCACAAGATGGAACGATCAATATAAGTTTATGTAATTTAGATAAAGATGCAAGAACTCCGGTTGATATAGATCTACGTGGGATAGAAGTTAAAGAAATAAGTGGTCGCATATTAACTGCAAATGAAATGAATGCGAAAAACACATTTGAACAACCTGAAAATGTTGTTCCAGAAAAATTTACATCTTATAGTCAAGAAGGAAATACTCTACAGGTAGAGCTTCCATCGAAGTCAGTTTTAGTATTAACGATTAAATAA
- a CDS encoding glycoside hydrolase family 127 protein, with amino-acid sequence MKDSFWNNYLQLVKEEVIPYQWEALNDRIPNTEPSRAIKNFKIAAGEAEGKFYGMVFQDSDVAKWLEAVAYSLEHFPDQKLEETADELINLLEKAQLDDGYLNTYYTVAEPNNRWTNVRDNHELYCAGHLIEAAVTYYRVTGKDKFLNVMCKYADYIVDTFGEEDSKIHGYPGHQEIELALVKLYDVTGIEKYLNLSKYFIDERGRQPHYFDIEKEARNDKNAFFYPKEYEYHQAHQPVRGQEKAVGHSVRAIYMYSAMADLALKTNDESLIEASKRLWNNVTSQQMYITGGVGSEEFGESFSFDYDLPNDISYTETCASIALVFWAKRMLDLHVNRKYADVMEKALYNGTISGMSLDGKSFFYVNPLEVFPKATERHSHHHVKPVRQKWFNCACCPPNLARLISSIHHYIYSKREDQLFIHLYCGNESSIEVNNQIVDIEQKTDYPWDGKVSVFINPTYQSEFTIALRLPGWCDNPFLNVNGEEMDIQSIEQGGYVYINRTWKKGDSIELLLPMSVKQMKAHPLVRQNIGKVALQRGPIIYCLEEIDNGENLQQIFVDTNKNYLDAEFDSELLGGVVKLFGTAYRLDSSLWQEDCLYAESKMNLTPIEVKAIPYYSWCNRKPGEMLVWINEK; translated from the coding sequence ATGAAGGATTCGTTTTGGAATAATTATTTACAATTAGTAAAGGAAGAAGTTATTCCGTATCAGTGGGAAGCATTAAATGATCGAATACCTAATACAGAACCTAGTAGAGCAATTAAAAATTTCAAAATTGCAGCAGGAGAAGCAGAAGGTAAATTCTATGGGATGGTGTTTCAAGATAGTGATGTTGCAAAGTGGCTAGAAGCTGTAGCCTACAGTTTAGAACATTTTCCCGATCAAAAATTAGAAGAAACTGCTGATGAATTAATTAATCTATTGGAAAAAGCACAACTTGATGATGGATACTTGAACACCTATTATACCGTAGCAGAACCCAATAATCGCTGGACGAATGTTCGAGATAATCATGAACTTTATTGTGCCGGACATTTGATAGAAGCAGCTGTAACTTATTATCGGGTGACAGGAAAAGATAAATTCTTAAATGTAATGTGTAAATATGCGGATTATATTGTAGATACATTTGGGGAAGAAGATAGTAAAATCCATGGTTATCCGGGTCATCAAGAAATAGAACTAGCATTAGTTAAGCTATATGACGTAACAGGAATCGAGAAGTATCTGAATTTGAGTAAATATTTTATTGACGAACGTGGCAGACAACCTCATTACTTTGATATCGAAAAAGAGGCAAGAAATGATAAAAATGCCTTTTTTTATCCAAAAGAATATGAATATCATCAAGCTCATCAACCAGTACGTGGACAGGAAAAGGCAGTAGGCCATTCAGTTAGAGCAATTTATATGTATTCTGCCATGGCAGATCTCGCATTGAAAACAAATGATGAATCATTAATAGAAGCTAGTAAGAGATTATGGAATAATGTTACCAGTCAACAAATGTACATAACAGGTGGAGTTGGTTCAGAGGAGTTTGGTGAATCATTTTCATTTGATTATGACTTACCAAATGACATTTCCTATACGGAAACGTGTGCATCGATTGCATTAGTATTCTGGGCAAAACGGATGTTAGATTTACATGTTAATAGAAAGTACGCTGATGTGATGGAGAAAGCACTGTATAATGGTACAATTAGTGGAATGTCATTGGATGGCAAGAGCTTTTTCTATGTAAATCCTTTGGAAGTTTTTCCGAAAGCAACAGAACGACACAGTCATCATCATGTTAAGCCAGTTAGACAAAAATGGTTTAATTGTGCTTGTTGTCCACCGAATCTAGCAAGATTAATTTCTTCCATTCATCATTATATTTATTCAAAAAGGGAAGATCAGTTATTTATACATTTATACTGTGGGAATGAATCTTCTATAGAAGTAAATAACCAAATCGTTGATATCGAACAAAAAACGGATTATCCGTGGGACGGAAAAGTTTCGGTTTTCATAAATCCTACTTATCAAAGTGAGTTTACTATTGCATTGCGTTTACCAGGATGGTGTGATAACCCCTTTTTAAATGTGAACGGAGAAGAAATGGACATACAATCTATTGAACAGGGTGGCTACGTCTATATCAATCGAACATGGAAAAAAGGAGATAGTATTGAATTACTTTTGCCTATGTCTGTTAAACAAATGAAAGCCCATCCTCTAGTTAGACAAAATATTGGAAAGGTTGCCTTACAACGAGGACCAATTATATATTGTTTAGAAGAGATAGATAATGGGGAAAATCTTCAGCAAATATTTGTAGATACTAATAAAAATTATCTTGATGCTGAATTTGATTCGGAGTTATTAGGCGGGGTAGTAAAATTATTTGGTACGGCGTATCGCTTAGATTCTTCTTTATGGCAAGAGGATTGTTTATATGCGGAATCGAAAATGAACCTCACTCCGATCGAAGTAAAAGCTATTCCATACTATTCATGGTGTAATAGAAAACCAGGAGAAATGTTGGTTTGGATAAATGAGAAGTAA
- a CDS encoding NUDIX hydrolase: MEYSAPKHFISAATIVINENDEILLIKGPIRGWEMPGGQVEEGESLKAAAVRETKEESGVDVEIIKFCGVFQNVQHSITNTLFLAKPIGGNPSTTLESLETGYFSIKEALDMVTLPNFKERIKYCLDERTHPFCIEF; the protein is encoded by the coding sequence ATGGAATATTCAGCCCCAAAACATTTTATATCAGCAGCAACGATTGTCATTAATGAGAATGATGAAATCTTATTAATTAAAGGTCCAATTAGAGGTTGGGAGATGCCTGGTGGTCAAGTTGAAGAAGGGGAATCATTGAAAGCAGCCGCTGTTCGAGAAACGAAAGAAGAATCTGGCGTAGATGTTGAAATAATAAAGTTCTGTGGTGTATTTCAAAATGTTCAACATTCGATTACCAACACTTTATTTCTAGCCAAACCAATAGGAGGGAATCCATCCACTACACTAGAGAGTTTAGAAACAGGCTACTTCTCTATTAAAGAAGCATTAGATATGGTTACTTTACCTAATTTTAAAGAAAGAATTAAATATTGCTTAGATGAAAGAACACATCCTTTTTGCATAGAGTTTTGA
- a CDS encoding DUF3221 domain-containing protein, whose translation MNKLVSYRRIIVCLLLIVLISYVFIINLDSKHQVEQVDDAYSFTAQGYVVSKRLTNKIWIADEPTSFINRVTGHLFSKHNGLIIVSEHQDVKGNNLFHNVKVNQKVRIYSDKLMESLPARTNAYYVEVIEE comes from the coding sequence ATGAATAAACTTGTATCTTATCGAAGGATAATAGTTTGCTTGTTATTAATCGTGTTAATATCCTATGTATTTATTATAAATCTTGATTCAAAACACCAAGTTGAACAGGTAGATGATGCGTATAGTTTTACAGCTCAGGGTTACGTCGTCTCGAAAAGATTAACAAACAAAATATGGATTGCAGATGAACCTACTTCTTTTATCAATAGAGTTACAGGGCATCTTTTTTCCAAACATAATGGGCTTATAATTGTTTCGGAGCATCAAGATGTCAAAGGTAACAACTTGTTTCACAATGTAAAAGTAAATCAAAAAGTGCGTATCTATAGCGATAAGTTAATGGAATCCTTACCTGCGAGAACGAATGCCTATTATGTTGAAGTAATTGAAGAGTAA
- a CDS encoding alpha/beta fold hydrolase encodes MEDFFVEVEENVKLYVSDSGGKENVLVFIPGFTFTSEVFHHQVSFFSNNYRVIVIDPRSHGKSTKTAHGNDYLTHGMDLHKVLQSLRLTNIHLVGWSFGCLTVWEYVKQFGSDNIKSTILIDMPPKSLSVNENDWIEGRLDDMAHVYHASLRDEKGQKEFIKSYSENVMIQRKLTESELDWIIDQSLLTPPYVAASLFASGLFSDYRTEARQLSLEIPTLFVLAEHWSDVAEPYMKQLAPTAKIEVFGGHMMFWEYPEKFNALVKNFLE; translated from the coding sequence ATGGAAGATTTTTTTGTAGAGGTAGAAGAAAATGTAAAACTCTATGTCAGTGATAGTGGTGGTAAAGAGAATGTGCTTGTTTTTATCCCTGGGTTCACTTTTACATCCGAAGTGTTTCATCATCAAGTTAGTTTTTTTTCGAATAATTATCGTGTGATTGTTATCGATCCAAGAAGTCATGGAAAATCTACTAAGACTGCTCATGGCAATGATTACCTTACTCATGGAATGGATTTACACAAGGTTTTACAAAGCTTACGTTTAACGAATATCCATTTAGTTGGGTGGTCTTTTGGTTGTCTAACTGTATGGGAATACGTCAAACAGTTTGGAAGTGATAATATTAAATCTACCATACTCATAGATATGCCGCCTAAATCATTATCCGTAAATGAAAATGATTGGATCGAAGGAAGATTGGATGATATGGCTCATGTTTATCATGCCAGTTTACGAGATGAAAAAGGCCAAAAGGAATTTATTAAAAGTTACAGTGAAAATGTAATGATTCAGCGTAAACTAACCGAGAGTGAATTAGATTGGATTATTGATCAATCATTACTAACTCCTCCATATGTAGCTGCTAGCTTGTTTGCCTCTGGATTATTTTCTGATTATCGTACAGAAGCACGACAGCTTAGTTTAGAAATTCCTACTTTATTTGTGCTTGCAGAACATTGGTCCGATGTTGCAGAGCCTTATATGAAACAATTAGCTCCAACAGCAAAAATAGAAGTATTTGGTGGACATATGATGTTTTGGGAATATCCCGAGAAATTTAATGCGCTGGTGAAGAATTTCTTAGAATGA